One window of Microbacterium sp. 1S1 genomic DNA carries:
- a CDS encoding DUF4129 domain-containing protein, with protein sequence MMRRFDEVFVPDGDEARRWAEEELSRAQYADAKPTWFDLFARDVMRFLGDLFSADNGANVGPTALIVVTVLIAAALVTALLVWGRPRRSRVVRRAHTALLGADDDRSATTLRADAERSARQGDWDTAVILRYRAIARGLLERDLIDPAPGATAQSIARSASAVFADEAEALRRAAASFDDVRYLRHAATSDDYRHLAATDDRLHARRLETVAA encoded by the coding sequence ATGATGCGACGGTTCGACGAGGTCTTCGTCCCGGACGGTGACGAGGCGCGACGCTGGGCGGAGGAGGAACTCTCCCGTGCGCAGTACGCAGATGCGAAGCCCACCTGGTTCGATCTGTTCGCCCGCGACGTCATGCGCTTCCTCGGCGACCTCTTCTCCGCGGACAACGGCGCGAACGTCGGCCCCACCGCGCTCATCGTCGTCACCGTCCTCATCGCCGCGGCGCTCGTCACCGCGCTCCTGGTGTGGGGACGCCCCCGTCGCTCACGGGTGGTGCGGCGCGCGCACACCGCCCTTCTCGGCGCCGATGACGACCGCAGCGCGACGACGCTGCGTGCCGACGCGGAGCGCAGCGCCCGTCAGGGCGACTGGGACACGGCGGTCATCCTGCGCTACCGGGCGATCGCACGCGGCCTGCTCGAGCGCGATCTCATCGACCCCGCACCGGGCGCGACCGCGCAGTCCATCGCCCGGTCCGCGAGCGCGGTCTTCGCCGACGAGGCGGAGGCGCTGCGCCGCGCCGCCGCCTCGTTCGACGACGTTCGCTACCTGCGGCACGCCGCGACATCGGACGACTACCGTCACCTCGCCGCGACCGACGACCGGCTCCACGCTCGCCGCCTCGAGACGGTGGCCGCATGA